A stretch of the Papaver somniferum cultivar HN1 chromosome 6, ASM357369v1, whole genome shotgun sequence genome encodes the following:
- the LOC113288986 gene encoding probable ubiquitin-conjugating enzyme E2 23: MGKEHLPDDANVSESKEDDMQDDKGLTLAKDEVLVGSTESKETVEQVAEGNVGNGTTYIYRQDVVRFLKDDRGVVGIVTEVAGDTDSDESDTSEDEDDDDDDAAGAADIKGGDNEKEVKAVVADEEDKEDGDEEGEEEDDEDGDENGDGSDSDEMVDDEEDEESDDEKSPPLPADQVRVMWMDRSETTHLISDVEVIDRGFLHGDIVASAADATGQVGIVVDVNVSVDLQAADGSVIKDICSKDLKRVRDFTVGDHIVCGHWLGRVEDVLDNVTVKFDDGAVCKLVKVDPLRLKPIVKNILEDGHFPYYPGQRVKATSSIFKNGKWLSGSWKASRLEGLVTKVTVGSVFVYWIASASSGYGSESPIPPAEEQSPKGLKLLSCLQHANWQVGDCCLLSSPAPVSSIPVENDSSQTMSDLPVEDGLDSGEDQEKYEGHTESMDLDAVPNLDVNSVHIESTTSLKSGSYSSSSTVSKGPMHEGRPLQRKKLRKVVVKRDKKVRRKEDNFERASVIANTKTRVDVVWQNGNTEVGLVSTTLIPVESPGDHEFYAEQYVVEKASDDDDVSEVRRVGVVKSVNAKERTASVRWLKPVARPEDPREFDEEEVVSVYELDVHPDYDYCHGDVVVRLSPVCVSTEDTEQQVDLHGTNPDVKKHLGSSKEEDKSNDDSHGDFSDLSWVGNITGLKNGDIEVTWADGMVSTVGPQAIYVVGREDDEESIGAGSEESDDGGASWETVQEDEMDPLGNAEEEAPQLNVHINGEEETLVHSEENSSNRNGPLSIPLAALDFVTRLAVGIFSLGKRQVDPLSSDSIGGSDPTLLGINDFPERKTAIGEPSSSLDNNGDSCGAQAAHVNAEGLGLLLEGMEVMKVTEAFSSLTTEDPSSPSMTASGEDDTSSFRRFDTAKDPLDHYYLGENGQNNGRKWLKKVQQDWTILQKNLPGTIYVRVYEDRMDLIRAVIVGAYGTPYQDGLFVFDFHLPPEYPQVPPSVYYHSGGWRINPNLYEEGKVCLSLLNTWTGRGNEVWDPSSSSILQVLVSLQGLVLNSRPYFNEAGYDKQVGTAEGEKNSLSYNENTFLLNCKSMMYLMRKPPKDFEELVKDHFKRRGHYILKACETYMNGYLIGSLRDDASLTDNSSDNSTSVGFKLMLAKIMPKLISALSEVGAHCDEFNHLRDS, translated from the exons aTGGGGAAGGAGCATCTCCCTGATGATGCCAATGTCTCTGAATCTAAGGAGGATGATATGCAAGATGATAAGGGATTAACGCTGGCGAAGGATGAGGTTTTGGTTGGGTCAACTGAGAGCAAGGAAACAGTTGAACAGGTGGCTGAAGGAAATGTTGGCAATGGTACTACTTATATCTACAGACAAGATGTTGTTAGGTTTCTCAAAGATGATCGTGGTGTTGTTGGGATTGTGACTGAGGTTGCTGGTGATACGGATTCAGATGAAAGTGACACTAGTGAGGACGAagacgacgatgatgatgatgcagcTGGCGCTGCTGATATCAAAGGTGGTGATAATGAGAAGGAGGTTAAGGCTGTTGTCGCTGATGAGGAGGACAAGGAGGATGGGGATGAGGAGGGTGAGGAGGAGGATGACGAGGATGGGGATGAAAATGGGGATGGGTCCGACTCGGACGAGATGGTCGACGatgaggaagacgaggaaagcgATGATGAGAAGAGCCCCCCTCTTCCAGCTGACCAAGTTCGAGTTATGTGGATGGATCGTTCGGAGACAACTCACCTTATTAGTGATGTGGAAGTGATTGATAGGGGGTTTCTGCATGGGGATATAGTTGCATCTGCCGCAGATGCAACGGGACAAGTTGGTATTGTAGTGGATGTCAATGTCTCTGTTGATTTACAAGCTGCAGATGGGTCCGTCATAAAGGATATCTGCTCTAAAGATTTGAAACGTGTAAGGGATTTTACAGTTGGAGACCATATAGTTTGTGGACATTGGTTGGGAAGAGTGGAAGATGTTCTGGATAATGTAACTGTGAAATTTGATGATGGGGCGGTTTGTAAACTTGTGAAAGTTGACCCCTTGCGGCTCAAGCCAATTGTCAAGAATATCCTTGAAGATGGCCATTTTCCTTACTACCCAGGCCAGCGAGTCAAGGCAACTTCTTCCATTTTCAAGAATGGTAAGTGGCTTTCTGGTTCATGGAAAGCTAGTCGTTTGGAAGGACTTGTTACTAAAGTTACTGTAGGTTCTGTTTTTGTCTACTGGATAGCTTCAGCTAGCTCTGGGTATGGTTCTGAATCCCCAATTCCTCCAGCCGAGGAACAGAGTCCAAAAGGTTTAAAGCTGTTATCTTGTTTACAACATGCAAATTGGCAAGTGGGTGACTGTTGTCTTCTTTCATCTCCTGCACCAGTGTCGTCCATCCCAGTTGAGAATGATTCTTCGCAGAcaatgtctgatcttccagttgAGGATGGATTAGATTCTGGTGAAGATCAAGAGAAATATGAAGGGCACACTGAGTCCATGGATCTTGATGCAGTCCCTAATCTGGATGTAAATAGTGTACATATAGAAAGTACCACCTCACTAAAATCAGGCTCTTATAGCAGTTCTTCAACGGTATCCAAGGGTCCTATGCATGAAGGTCGGCCTCTTCAGCGCAAAAAGCTGCGTAAAGTCGTGGTGAAGAGAGACAAAAAAGTtagaagaaaagaagacaattttgaAAGAGCATCAGTGATTGCAAATACAAAGACAAGGGTTGACGTCGTGTGGCAAAATGGAAACACTGAAGTTGGACTTGTGTCAACAACTTTAATTCCAGTCGAAAGTCCTGGTGATCATGAATTTTATGCTGAGCAGTATGTGGTGGAGAAAGCTTCAGACGACGATGACGTTTCTGAAGTTAGGCGTGTTGGGGTTGTGAAGAGTGTTAATGCAAAGGAGCGAACAGCATCTGTGAGGTGGTTGAAGCCAGTTGCCAGGCCTGAAGACCCAAGAGAGTTTGATGAGGAGGAAGTGGTAAGTGTATATGAACTTGATGTGCATCCTGACTATGACTACTGCCATGGGGACGTAGTTGTAAGGCTGTCTCCAGTTTGTGTTTCGACCGAGGACACTGAACAGCAGGTTGATTTGCACGGAACAAATCCGGATGTGAAAAAGCATTTGGGATCATCCAAAGAAGAAGACAAGTCAAACGATGACTCTCATGGGGATTTTTCAGATCTCTCTTGGGTAGGAAACATAACTGGTCTTAAGAACGGGGATATTGAAGTTACGTGGGCTGATGGCATGGTTTCAACG GTTGGGCCTCAAGCAATCTACGTGGTTGGTCGGGAAGATGACGAGGAATCTATTGGAGCGGGGAGTGAAGAAAGTGATGATGGAGGAGCAAGTTGggaaacagttcaagaagatgaaatggaTCCCCTTGGGAATGCTGAAGAG GAAGCTCCACAGCTAAATGTTCACATCAATGGTGAGGAAGAAACACTAGTTCACTCAGAAGAGAACAGCTCTAATCGAAATGGGCCACTTTCAATTCCTCTTGCTGCCCTTGACTTTGTTACCCGGCTCGCTGTTGGGATTTTCTCCCTAGGAAAAAGGCAGGTTGATCCTCTGTCTTCAGATTCCATTGGTGGGAGTGATCCTACATTACTGGGGATTAATGATTTCCCTGAGAGAAAAACAGCAATTGGTGAACCAAGTAGCTCTTTAGATAATAATGGCGATAGTTGTGGTGCACAAGCTGCACACGTAAATGCCGAGGGACTTGGTCTTCTGTTGGAGGGCATGGAGGTTATGAAGGTAACCGAGGCTTTCAGCAGCTTGACGACCGAAGATCCTAGTTCTCCCAGCATGACAGCATCTGGTGAAGATGATACTAGCTCCTTTAGACGATTCGATACGGCCAAAGATCCTCTTGACCATTACTATTTGGGAGAAAACGGACAG AATAATGGAAGGAAGTGGCTcaagaaggttcagcaagacTGGACCATCCTTCAGAAAAACCTTCCGG GTACCATATATGTGCGGGTTTATGAAGATCGAATGGATCTGATAAGGGCAGTAATTGTCGGAGCATATGGGACACCTTACCAAGATGGCCTCTTTGTTTTCGATTTTCACCTTCCTCCAGAATATCCTCAAGTTCCACCG TCGGTATACTATCATTCTGGTGGCTGGCGGATAAACCCAAATTTGTATGAGGAAGGCAAAGTGTGTCTTAGCCTTTTAAATACCTGGACTGGCAGAGGAAATGAAGTTTGGGACCCATCATCTTCCAGCATTCTTCAAGTCCTAGTCTCTCTCCAGGGTTTGGTGCTGAATTCTAGGCCATATTTCAATGAAGCTGGGTATGATAAGCAGGTCGGAACAGCCGAAGGAGAGAAGAACTCATTATCATACAACGAGAACACTTTTTTGCTTAACTGCAAGTCAATGATGTATCTTATGCGAAAGCCTCCCAAG GATTTCGAAGAGCTTGTTAAGGACCATTTTAAGAGGCGAGGTCATTACATCCTTAAAGCCTGTGAAACATATATGAACGGATACTTAATTGGCTCTCTTAGGGATGATGCTTCACTAACTGATAACAGCAGTGACAACTCAACATCAGTTGGTTTCAAGTTGATGTTGGCTAAGATAATGCCAAAGCTAATTTCTGCATTAAGTGAAGTTGGTGCGCATTGTGATGAATTCAATCATTTACGAGATTCATAA
- the LOC113288987 gene encoding peroxidase 64-like — MAAAVLSFLLIFSFVSSFGDALSSNYYAKTCPTVDTAVTDAMKSAFNKDKTVAAAILRMHFHDCFIRGCDGSVLLNSAGGNTAEKDGPPNISLHAFYVIENAKKALEKACPGVVSCADILALAARDAVVLSGGPNWDVPKGRKDGRVSKASETRSLPAPSFNFSQLQQSFSQRGLSLNDLVALSGGHTLGFSHCSSFNSRIHNFDATHDVDPSLRPAFAASLKRVCPKHNKVKNAGLTMDPSATTFDNTYYKLLLQGNSLFSSDASLLALPKTKGLVNKFANSKQAFKDAFVKSMIKMSSISGGQEVRLNCRVVN, encoded by the exons ATGGCAGCAGCAGTGTTGAGTTTTCTCTTGATCTTCtcatttgtttcttcttttggtgATGCTCTGAGCTCAAATTACTACGCCAAGACTTGCCCAACAGTCGATACAGCCGTTACCGATGCCATGAAAAGTGCGTTTAACAAAGACAAAACTGTCGCTGCAGCGATTCTTAGGATGCATTTCCATGATTGTTTCATTAGG GGTTGCGATGGATCGGTCTTGTTGAATTCAGCGGGAGGTAACACTGCTGAAAAGGATGGACCTCCTAACATTTCTTTACATGCATTTTATGTTATCGAGAATGCTAAGAAAGCTCTGGAGAAGGCATGTCCTGGTGTGGTCTCATGTGCTGATATCTTAGCTCTTGCAGCTAGAGATGCCGTCGTATTA TCTGGTGGACCAAATTGGGATGTGCCCAAAGGAAGAAAAGATGGAAGAGTTTCAAAGGCTAGTGAAACAAGATCACTACCAGCACCCTCATTCAACTTCTCTCAGTTACAACAAAGTTTCTCTCAGAGAGGTCTCTCCTTGAACGATCTAGTGGCTCTCTCAG GAGGACACACACTTGGGTTCTCTCATTGTTCATCATTCAACAGTAGAATCCACAACTTCGACGCCACTCACGATGTTGATCCATCACTACGTCCTGCATTTGCAGCGAGCTTGAAGAGAGTTTGTCCAAAACACAACAAAGTGAAGAATGCGGGTCTAACCATGGATCCGTCCGCCACCACATTCGACAACACCTACTACAAATTACTTCTGCAGGGGAACTCTTTGTTCTCTTCTGACGCATCTCTCTTGGCTTTGCCAAAAACTAAAGGCCTAGTCAACAAATTTGCAAACTCAAAACAAGCTTTCAAGGATGCATTTGTTAAGTCCATGATTAAGATGAGCAGCATCAGTGGTGGTCAAGAAGTCAGATTGAATTGCAGAGTTGTTAATTAA